AGCCCGATCGAGACCGGCCACGGCGCGTTGTAGCCGACCATCACCCGCACCATGACCGCGGCGCAGACACCGGCGGCGTAGCCGGCCGACAGGTCGATCTCGCCGAGCAGCAGCACGAACACCAGGCCCATCGCGATGACGATCGGCCCGGAGCCCTCGGTGAGCAGCACCGCGGTGTTGTAGAGGCTGGCGAAGGACGGCTGCAGGATGCTGAACAGGATGATCAGCGCCACCAGGCCGGTGATGGCCGGCAACGAGCCCATGTCGCCGCCGCGCAGCCGGGACAGGTAGTTGCGGGTGTAGTCGCCGATGTTGTTGCCGACCGGGGCGGTCGAGGCCAGCACGGCCAGGCTGTTGGCATCCTGCGACTCGTCCGGGTCGGGCGGGGCCGCGGTGGCCGAGGACGTTCCGGTGGTCATGCCAGGGCTCCTGTCGCGCCGGAGGAAGCCGGAACGCCGGTGATGCCGTCGGATCGTCCGGTGGTGATCAGCTCGACGAGCTGGGTCTGGTTCACCGACGAGCGGTCGACGATGGCGACCAGCTGGCCGAGGTAGAGCGCGGCGATCCGGTCCGAGACCTGCAGCACGTCGAGCATGTTGTGCGAGATCAGCACGACCGCCAGGCCGCGGTCGGCCAGCCGGCGCACCAGCTCGAGCACCTGGGCGGTCTGGGCCACCCCGAGCGCGGCGGTCGGCTCGTCGAGGATGACGACCTTGGAGTTCCACAGCACCGACTTGGCGATGGCCACCGTCTGGCGCTGGCCGCCGGACAGGCTCGACACCCGCTGGCGCACCGACTTGACCGTGCGCACCGACAGCGAGGCCAGCGTCTCGGCGGCCGCCTTCTCCATCGAGTTCTCATCCAGGGTGAGGCGCCGCCTGCGCTCGCGGCCCAGGAACATGTTCTGGACGATGTCGAGGTTCTCGCACAGCGCCAGGTCCTGGTAGACGATCTCGATGCCCAGCGCGGCCGAGTCGCGGGGCGAGCGCACCTGGACGGGCGCGCCCTCGAACAGGTACTCGCCGGAGTCGACGGTGTACGTCCCGCCGATGCACTTGACCAGCGTCGACTTGCCGGCGCCGTTGTCACCGATCAGCGACACCACCTCACCGGCCCGGGCTTCGAAGCTGACGTCGTGCAGCACCTGCACCGGGCCGAAGCTCTTGTTCACATTGCGTAGCTGCAACAGCGGCGGGTCGAGCTGAGCGGTCAAGGGTCTCAAGTCCTTTCGCATCCGACCTTGGGAGGCATTCGACGGGTGAAGCCGGCGCCGCGGTCGAACAGCACGGCCGCGGGCCGGAGCGGGCGGCCGGCAGGTTTGCTGCCGGCCGCCCGTCACGGACCTACTTGACGCCCGCCGCGGTGCACAGGGCGGCGTAGCGGCCCGTGCACACCTGGTCCTTGGCGGTGTAGCCGTCGTTGATCGGAAGGGCGACGTTCTCCTTGGTGATCACGACCGGCTCGGCCAGGATGGCCGGCACATCCTGGCCGGTCTTCGGGTCCTTGATCGTCTGGGTGGTCTGCGGGATCTCGCCGTTGGCCAGCTTGGCCGCCGCCTCGACCGCCGGGCCGGCCTCACCGGTGGACGGCTTGTAGATGGTGAAGCACTGGTTGCCCGCCAGGATCTGCTGCAGGCCTGCCGGAGAGGCGTCCTGGCCCGAGACCGCGACCTTGCCGTTGAGGCGCAGGTTGGTCAGGTTGGTGATCACGGCGCCGGCCATGGTGTCGTTGGCGACCATCACCGCGCCGAGGTCGGGGTTCTTCTGGATGAAGGAGTTGAACACCCGACCGGCGGTGGTGGCGTCCCAGTTGCCGGTCTGCTTGCCGACCCGGGTCCAGCCGGGGGTCTTGCCCAGCACGCTGTCATAGCCCTGGGCGAACAGGGTGGCGTTGTTGTCGGTCGGCGCGCCGTCGATGTCGACGTACTTGACGGCGGGCTTGCCCTTGACCTGCGGGCACTCGGTCAGCGCCTTGCCCTGCAGCTCGCCGACCTTGGTGTTGTCGAAGGACACGTACAGCGCCGCGCCGCCGCCGGGGGTGAGCCGGTCGTAGTCGATGGTGATGACGCCGTTCTGCTTGGCCTCCTGCAGGATGGTGGCGCCCGATGCCGCATCGAGGTTGACCAGCATCAGCACCTTGACGCCGCCGGCTGCCATCTGCTGGGCGATGGTCTTCTGCTTGGCGGCGGACCCGCCGGCGTTCTGGATGTCGCATTCGAGGTTGACCCGCTCGCAGTTGGCCTTCAGCGCCTCGGGGTCAGCCGCCACCCAGCGGTTGGAGGACTGGGTGTCGGGAAGGATGATGCCGACCTTGGCGCCCTTGCCGTCGACGGTCGCGCCCGCCGCGCCCGAGCTGGAGCCGGACGCGCTGGGGCTGGTTCCGGCGCTCGCGCTCGAGCTGGGAGTCGTGCCGGCGCTGGAGTTCGTGTTGTCGCCCGCGGGGGCGGAGTTGTCATTGGTGTCGTCCGAGGAGCACCCGCTCAGCGCGAGCGAGAGCGCTGCCCCGACGACTACCAGACCGATTGCGCTTGTGCGCATGGGCAATTCCGCCTTTCGCGATGCGGGATCGACGACGCGGCTGTGCAGCGGACCCGTCGACCACCGAAAATGTTGTCGTCGGGAACATATCCCCACCGCAACGTGCGGGCAAAGACTTCGACATCGAGTTGTTACCCAGCGGCCCCAGCCGCGCCGCTGCTGTCAGTCCAGCAGCGAGCGCAGCACGTACTGCATGATCCCGCCGTGCCGGTAGTACTCGGCCTCGCCGGGGGTGTCGATCCGCAAGGTGGCGGTGAAGCTCTGGTCGCCGGCCCGGACAGTGACCTCGCGCGGCACCTGGCCCTCGTTCAGCGCGGTGACCCCGCTGACCGAGATGACTTCCTGGCCGGTCAACCCCAGCGACTCGGCGTTCTCGCCGGCCGGGTACTGCAACGGCAGCACGCCCATCCCGATCAGGTTGGACCGGTGGATCCGCTCGTAGGACTCCGCGATCACCGCGCGGACGCCGAGCAGCGCGGTGCCCTTGGCCGCCCAGTCGCGCGACGAGCCGGAGCCGTACTCCTTGCCGGCCAGGATCACCAGCGGGGTGCCGGCCGCGGCGTAGTTCACCGAGGCGTCATAGATCGTGGTCTCCGGCGCCTCGGCCGGGTCCTCGGCAGCGCTGAAGTCCCGGGTGAAGCCGCCTTCGGTGCCCGGCGCGATCTGGTTGCGCAGCCGGATGTTGGCGAAGGTGCCCCGGATCATCACCTCGTGGTTGCCGCGCCGCGAGCCGTAGGAGTTGAAGTCCTGCCGTTGGACGCCGTGCTCGGCCAGGTAACGCCCGGCCGGTGAGTCCGCCCGGATCGAGCCGGCCGGGCTGATGTGGTCGGTGGTCACCGAGTCGCCGACCTTGACCAGCACCCGGGCGCCGTCGATGTCGGTGACCGGCGACGGCTCGCGCCGCATGCCGTCGAAGTACGGGGGCTTGCGGACGTAGGTGGACTCGGGGTCCCAGGTGAAGGTCTGACCCTGCGGGGTGGGCAGCGACTGCCAGCGCTCGTCACCGGCGAAGACGTCGGCGTAGTCGGTCACGAACATCTCGCGGGCGATCGAGCTGCTGACCACCTCGTCGACCTCGGCGGTGCTGGGCCAGATGTCGCGCAAGTAGACCTCGGCGCCGTCCGAGTCGGTGCCCAGCGGCTCGTTGTACAGGTCGATGTCCATCGTCCCGGCCAGCGCGTAGGCCACCACCAGCGGCGGCGAGGCCAGGTAGTTCATCTTGATGTCGGGGTTGATCCGGCCCTCGAAGTTGCGGTTGCCCGACAGCACCGCGGTGACGGCCAGGTCGGCGGAGTTCACCGCGGCGCTCACCTCGGGGATCAGCGGGCCGGAGTTGCCGATGCAGGTGGTGCAGCCGTAACCGACCAGGTTGAACCCGAGCTTGTCCAGGTACGGGGTCAGGCCGGAGCGGTCGTAGTAGTCGCTGACCACCTTCGAGCCGGGCGCCAGGGTGGTCTTGACCCACGGCTTGCGGGTCAGGCCGCGCTCGACCGCCTTCTTGGCCAGCAGCGCCGCGCCCACCATCACCGAGGGGTTGGAGGTGTTGGTGCAGGAGGTGATGGCCGCGATCGTCACCGCGCCGTGGTCGAGGTCGAACTCGGCGCCGTCGGCCAGCCGCACCCGGGTGGGGGAGCTGGGGCGGCCGCTGACGCCGGCGGTGGCCGGGATCAGCTCACCGGGAGCCGCCTCGCTGTCGCCCTCGGCCTGGCTGGGCGGGTCACTGGCCGGGAAGGACTCCATCGACGCCTCGTCCTGCCCGGTGGCGCTGCTGGCGGCGACCGGGTCGATCGGGTCATCGACGTAGGCGCTGAGCGCGGTCCGGAACGCCGACTTGGACTCGGTCAGCGACACCCGGTCCTGCGGGCGCTTGGGCCCGGCGATCGAGGGCACCACGGTGCCCAGGTCGAGTTCGAGGTACTCCGAGTACCGCGCCTCCTGGCTGGGGTCGTGCCACAGGCCCTGGGCCTTGGCATAGGCCTGCACCAGCGCCAGCTGCTCCGGGCTGCGTCCGGTCAGCTCGAGGTACTTCAGCGTCTCGTCGTCGATCGGGAAGACCGCGATGGTGGAGCCGTACTCCGGACTCATGTTGCCGATGGTGGCCCGGTTGGCCAGCGGGACCGCCGGCACCCCGGTGCCGTAGAACTCCACGAACTTGCCGACCACGCCGTGCCGGCGCAGCATCTCGGTGATGGTCAGCACCAGGTCGGTGGCGGTGGTGGCCTCGGGCAACTCGCCGGTCAGCTTGAAGCCGACCACCCGGGGGATCAGCATCGACACCGGCTGGCCGAGCATCGCCGCCTCGGCCTCGATGCCGCCGACGCCCCAGCCGACGATGCCGAGCCCGTTGATCATGGTGGTGTGCGAGTCGGTGCCCACCACGGTGTCCGGATAAGCCATTAGTAGCTCACCGTCGGCTGTCGTGACCGTGCGGCCGAACACCACGCGGGCCAGGTGCTCGATGTTCACCTGGTGCACGATCCCGGTGCCCGGCGGCACCACCTTGAACTCGTCGAAGGCGCTCTGGCCCCAGCGCAGGAACTGGTAGCGCTCGAAGTTGCGCTCGTACTCCAGGTCGACGTTGCCGGCGAAGGCGTCCGGGCCGCCGAACAGGTCCGCGATCACCGAGTGGTCGATGACCAGCTCAGCGGGGGCCAGCGGGTTGATCCGGGCCGGGTCACCGCCCAGTTCGGCGACCGCCTCGCGCATGGTGGCCAGGTCGACCACCGCCGGAACGCCGGTGAAGTCCTGCATCACCACCCGGGCCGGGCTGAACTGGATCTCGGTGTCGGGCTCGGCGTCCGGGTTCCATTGCGCCACCGCCCGGACCTGGTCGGCGGTGACGTTGAGGCCGTCCTCGGTGCGCAGCAGGTTCTCCAGCAGCACCTTCAGGCTGTACGGCAGCTGGTCCGAACCGGGCACCTTGTCGAGCCTGAAGTAGGTGTAGTCAGTGCCGCCGACCTGGAGCCGGTCCTTGGCGTCGAAGCTGTTCGGGTGAGGCGCAGGCACGATGTTCTCCCTCGATCCGGTCCTTCCCGCCATTCTTCCGCACCGCCGGCTAAGGCCTGCCATCGGTAGGTCGATAGGAACTGGCTGGGTGGACCCGCTCTGGTCTGCCGCCCCTTCACAGGGGACGGGTATGCCCAGTGGTGGGACCTATGTGACTGGCGTG
The Jatrophihabitans sp. DNA segment above includes these coding regions:
- a CDS encoding ATP-binding cassette domain-containing protein, translating into MTAQLDPPLLQLRNVNKSFGPVQVLHDVSFEARAGEVVSLIGDNGAGKSTLVKCIGGTYTVDSGEYLFEGAPVQVRSPRDSAALGIEIVYQDLALCENLDIVQNMFLGRERRRRLTLDENSMEKAAAETLASLSVRTVKSVRQRVSSLSGGQRQTVAIAKSVLWNSKVVILDEPTAALGVAQTAQVLELVRRLADRGLAVVLISHNMLDVLQVSDRIAALYLGQLVAIVDRSSVNQTQLVELITTGRSDGITGVPASSGATGALA
- a CDS encoding substrate-binding domain-containing protein; protein product: MRTSAIGLVVVGAALSLALSGCSSDDTNDNSAPAGDNTNSSAGTTPSSSASAGTSPSASGSSSGAAGATVDGKGAKVGIILPDTQSSNRWVAADPEALKANCERVNLECDIQNAGGSAAKQKTIAQQMAAGGVKVLMLVNLDAASGATILQEAKQNGVITIDYDRLTPGGGAALYVSFDNTKVGELQGKALTECPQVKGKPAVKYVDIDGAPTDNNATLFAQGYDSVLGKTPGWTRVGKQTGNWDATTAGRVFNSFIQKNPDLGAVMVANDTMAGAVITNLTNLRLNGKVAVSGQDASPAGLQQILAGNQCFTIYKPSTGEAGPAVEAAAKLANGEIPQTTQTIKDPKTGQDVPAILAEPVVITKENVALPINDGYTAKDQVCTGRYAALCTAAGVK
- a CDS encoding aconitate hydratase produces the protein MPAPHPNSFDAKDRLQVGGTDYTYFRLDKVPGSDQLPYSLKVLLENLLRTEDGLNVTADQVRAVAQWNPDAEPDTEIQFSPARVVMQDFTGVPAVVDLATMREAVAELGGDPARINPLAPAELVIDHSVIADLFGGPDAFAGNVDLEYERNFERYQFLRWGQSAFDEFKVVPPGTGIVHQVNIEHLARVVFGRTVTTADGELLMAYPDTVVGTDSHTTMINGLGIVGWGVGGIEAEAAMLGQPVSMLIPRVVGFKLTGELPEATTATDLVLTITEMLRRHGVVGKFVEFYGTGVPAVPLANRATIGNMSPEYGSTIAVFPIDDETLKYLELTGRSPEQLALVQAYAKAQGLWHDPSQEARYSEYLELDLGTVVPSIAGPKRPQDRVSLTESKSAFRTALSAYVDDPIDPVAASSATGQDEASMESFPASDPPSQAEGDSEAAPGELIPATAGVSGRPSSPTRVRLADGAEFDLDHGAVTIAAITSCTNTSNPSVMVGAALLAKKAVERGLTRKPWVKTTLAPGSKVVSDYYDRSGLTPYLDKLGFNLVGYGCTTCIGNSGPLIPEVSAAVNSADLAVTAVLSGNRNFEGRINPDIKMNYLASPPLVVAYALAGTMDIDLYNEPLGTDSDGAEVYLRDIWPSTAEVDEVVSSSIAREMFVTDYADVFAGDERWQSLPTPQGQTFTWDPESTYVRKPPYFDGMRREPSPVTDIDGARVLVKVGDSVTTDHISPAGSIRADSPAGRYLAEHGVQRQDFNSYGSRRGNHEVMIRGTFANIRLRNQIAPGTEGGFTRDFSAAEDPAEAPETTIYDASVNYAAAGTPLVILAGKEYGSGSSRDWAAKGTALLGVRAVIAESYERIHRSNLIGMGVLPLQYPAGENAESLGLTGQEVISVSGVTALNEGQVPREVTVRAGDQSFTATLRIDTPGEAEYYRHGGIMQYVLRSLLD